In one Magnetospirillum sp. genomic region, the following are encoded:
- a CDS encoding cache domain-containing protein, which produces MKISTKLVVIPCFTLAGLIGLALAALFTMQSQMRDDAGRRSAAVVDAASKIAAKYESDVRAGTIAIDAAKTATLNAIKAVRYGDDDYVWAQDAVPNIIMHPIRPDLDGKNVGDIKDPNGNFLFRRFAETARTNGSGFVAYLWPKPGNDNSVEKISFVRSFEPWGWIIGSGVYIDDVNDQLVRTSLKFGIVVALLGGAVFAASYFMSRTIARPLGAMVGLVGEAANGNLEISVADFKTEDEIGALAAALEIFIARGREQRRLEELAKAERSAKERRTQSVELVTTEFNSAVSGVLNTLSAAAAKMQATSSAMTDTADTTRVQAEQVTRSATHSSENLATVAGATEEMLATVREIGRQVEQATRIAADAVHETQRTDGIVSSLVDAASQIGDVVRLINDIAGRTNLLALNATIEAARAGEAGKGFAVVASEVKNLANQTSRATDEIAAKIKAVQGATGAASDSLRKVSAIITNVSEISSAIAAAVEEQNAATQEIVRNVQNASDSTASVTSAIVQVTRAAKETGTAAGEVLSASGDLSRQTGELRGEVEEFLSAVNNAGERRMFERHACDMAAKVTVGGRTIDVRLVDISGAGCRIVGSVRAAPGVPVTVLVAGIEGLLSGRIARSDGDSVGVSLAQSEAVQRVCSAVLASQLKVA; this is translated from the coding sequence GTGAAAATATCAACGAAACTCGTCGTCATTCCCTGCTTCACGCTGGCAGGATTGATCGGCCTCGCGCTTGCTGCCTTGTTCACCATGCAAAGCCAGATGCGCGATGATGCTGGTCGTCGAAGTGCTGCTGTCGTCGATGCTGCTTCGAAGATCGCCGCAAAATACGAAAGCGACGTGCGCGCCGGTACTATTGCCATTGATGCGGCAAAGACAGCGACGTTGAATGCGATCAAAGCCGTCCGCTACGGCGACGACGACTATGTTTGGGCCCAAGATGCTGTTCCCAATATCATCATGCACCCGATCCGGCCCGATCTCGACGGCAAAAACGTCGGCGACATCAAGGACCCAAACGGAAATTTCTTGTTCCGCCGCTTTGCCGAAACGGCCCGCACGAACGGCTCGGGCTTCGTCGCCTATCTTTGGCCCAAACCTGGCAATGACAATTCTGTCGAAAAAATTTCCTTCGTGCGCAGTTTCGAACCCTGGGGATGGATTATCGGATCGGGCGTCTATATCGACGACGTCAACGACCAACTTGTCCGGACGAGCTTAAAATTCGGCATCGTCGTGGCGCTACTCGGCGGCGCTGTCTTCGCGGCGAGTTACTTCATGTCGCGCACGATCGCGCGTCCGCTTGGTGCCATGGTGGGGTTGGTCGGCGAAGCCGCCAACGGCAATCTCGAAATCTCGGTCGCCGATTTCAAAACCGAAGACGAAATCGGCGCGCTCGCTGCTGCGCTCGAAATTTTCATCGCCCGCGGCCGCGAGCAGCGTCGTCTCGAAGAATTGGCGAAAGCCGAACGCAGTGCAAAAGAAAGACGCACGCAATCTGTCGAACTCGTGACGACGGAGTTCAATTCGGCGGTATCGGGCGTGCTCAATACGCTCTCCGCCGCCGCCGCCAAGATGCAGGCGACGTCGAGCGCGATGACCGACACGGCCGACACGACGCGCGTACAGGCAGAACAGGTCACGCGCTCGGCGACGCATAGTTCTGAAAACCTTGCGACCGTCGCAGGTGCAACCGAAGAGATGCTCGCAACTGTCCGCGAGATCGGGCGCCAGGTCGAGCAGGCGACCCGCATCGCGGCGGACGCTGTCCACGAAACGCAACGAACCGACGGCATCGTCTCGAGCCTCGTCGATGCGGCCTCCCAAATTGGGGATGTCGTCCGACTGATCAACGACATCGCCGGACGTACCAACCTCTTGGCGCTCAACGCCACGATCGAAGCGGCGCGCGCGGGCGAGGCGGGCAAAGGCTTTGCCGTCGTGGCAAGCGAAGTCAAAAACCTGGCAAACCAGACGAGCCGCGCGACCGACGAAATCGCGGCAAAGATCAAGGCGGTCCAGGGCGCAACCGGCGCGGCCTCGGATTCGCTGCGCAAAGTCTCGGCGATTATCACGAATGTCAGCGAGATTTCTTCTGCCATTGCGGCGGCGGTCGAGGAACAAAATGCGGCGACGCAAGAGATCGTCCGCAATGTCCAGAACGCGAGCGATTCGACAGCATCCGTCACGAGCGCAATCGTGCAGGTAACGCGAGCGGCAAAAGAAACCGGTACGGCCGCTGGCGAAGTTCTTTCCGCCTCGGGCGACCTTTCGCGACAGACGGGTGAACTGCGTGGCGAGGTCGAAGAGTTTCTTTCTGCCGTAAACAATGCGGGCGAACGTCGCATGTTCGAGCGCCACGCTTGCGACATGGCGGCAAAGGTTACCGTCGGCGGACGGACGATCGACGTGCGTTTGGTCGACATTTCGGGCGCCGGCTGCCGCATCGTCGGTTCCGTCAGGGCAGCCCCGGGCGTGCCCGTCACCGTGTTGGTTGCGGGCATCGAAGGCCTGCTCAGCGGACGCATTGCGCGAAGCGATGGGGATAGCGTCGGCGTCAGCTTGGCGCAGTCCGAAGCCGTGCAGCGCGTCTGTAGCGCGGTTCTTGCGAGCCAGCTTAAAGTGGCCTAG